One Dermacentor silvarum isolate Dsil-2018 chromosome 10, BIME_Dsil_1.4, whole genome shotgun sequence genomic window carries:
- the LOC119431737 gene encoding autotransporter adhesin BpaC-like: MPGLTAHQPKARDLVIAAQRASPADSRPAEKKKSDIFPGLFNAGGRHAGDVPVRRIPVATERTAAANRATHRGRHEPPGNRLASASVEDQDDVGYGTKEGENTIEEKEPRGRPSKRGGHTASGSGVDEKKGLGNTTTPGEHIPTSIQIKRDETGASGTEPGDYTGASFASDNTEPVGYTSVSGDHNLSAANITQTQSYDYATGAVSHMVTHTEAEDTQTMKNTENASDITVAGSAAEETQFGENATKVGGHTATASGTEETEPLVNTSTSGGSTATGSRAAETGPVKNTIKSDNNAAIGLETEAVEPAENVTMTGSLTVSGAGEVEQLENVTKGGDYTATGGGAEKTEPHGYISMDSMEPSTNYGTAMTELIESTNKAGNHTATGFGDEETEFIDRTNISGAHTAMSIEAEVTDPLENSTLHGHHVTTGTGAEDTEAHENNTKVSGHTLTAHEVEYTEPIANTTKAGDQTAKASGEKETGSIDITSTPGERTAMSIGAEVTDPLENNTIHGDHVTTGTRAEESEGRETNSTVSDHTFTAHEAEETEPIASTNPPGDHTAISSEAEVTETFENRTGDDHVASVTGAEETEPFANTTKVGDHTTSSEAEDTKSANITNTPGDSTAMHTGAEDTEPLDNSTTHSGHVATDTAPNGTRALGNTTMASDHYSTSTEADMMEALNTTKVGDHTRKVAASGDGKPDSNAIKISCQSEH, translated from the exons ATGCCAGGCCTGACAGCGCACCAGCCGAAGGCTCGCGACCTGGTCATCGCCGCTCAGCGAGCATCTCCGGCTGACAGCAGACCAGCTG AGAAGAAGAAGAGTGACATCTTTCCTGGTCTGTTTAATGCAGGCGGACGCCATGCGGGCGATGTACCGGTCCGTCGAATACCGGTCGCCACGGAGCGGACGGCGGCGGCGAATCGTGCCACTCACCGCGGGCGCCATGAACCTCCGGGAAACCGACTTGCAA GCGCAAGTGTCGAAGACCAGGATGATGTAGGATATGGCACCAAAGAGGGCGAGAATACAATCGAAGAGAAAGAACCTCGAGGACGCCCCTCCAAGCGCGGCGGCCACACAGCCTCGGGATCCGGAGTTGACGAAAAGAAAGGACTTGGAAACACCACCACGCCTGGCGAACATATACCCACAAGTATTCAGATCAAAAGGGATGAGACGGGTGCGAGTGGCACAGAGCCTGGCGACTATACAGGCGCTAGTTTTGCGTCTGATAATACAGAACCTGTTGGATATACCAGCGTGAGTGGTGACCATAATTTATCTGCTGCCAACATTACACAAACCCAGTCTTATGATTATGCCACCGGTGCGGTAAGCCACATGGTAACGCATACTGAAGCTGAAGACACGCAAACTATGAAAAATACCGAAAATGCTAGCGACATTACTGTGGCGGGTTCTGCGGCTGAAGAGACACAGTTTGGGGAAAATGCCACCAAAGTTGGTGGTCACACCGCCACGGCTTCTGGAACTGAGGAAACAGAGCCACTTGTAAACACCAGCACAAGTGGAGGCTCTACTGCCACTGGTTCTCGAGCTGCAGAGACTGGACCGGTTAAAAATACCATTAAGTCTGACAACAATGCTGCCATTGGTTTAGAAACAGAAGCGGTGGAACCTGCTGAAAATGTCACTATGACCGGTTCTCTTACTGTATCAGGTGCTGGAGAGGTAGAACAACTTGAGAATGTCACCAAGGGTGGTGACTACACTGCTACTGGTGGTGGAGCTGAAAAGACGGAACCACATGGATATATCAGCATGGATAGCATGGAGCCTTCTACTAACTATGGAACTGCAATGACTGAACTAATTGAAAGTACCAACAAGGCAGGTAATCACACTGCAACGGGTTTTGGAGATGAAGAGACGGAATTTATTGACAGAACCAACATTTCTGGCGCCCATACAGCTATGAGTATTGAAGCTGAAGTGACGGATCCACTTGAAAATAGCACCCTACATGGTCATCATGTTACCACAGGCACAGGAGCTGAGGATACTGAAGCACATGAAAATAATACCAAGGTGAGCGGCCATACTTTAACTGCTCATGAAGTTGAATATACGGAACCAATTGCGAATACCACCAAGGCCGGCGATCAAACTGCAAAGGCTTCTGGAGAGAAAGAGACGGGGTCCATTGACATTACCAGCACACCGGGTGAGCGAACAGCAATGAGTATCGGAGCTGAAGTGACGGATCCACTTGAAAATAACACCATACATGGCGACCATGTTACCACGGGCACAAGAGCTGAAGAGAGTGAAGGACGTGAAACTAATAGCACGGTGAGCGACCACACTTTCACTGCCCATGAAGCTGAAGAGACGGAACCAATTGCGAGTACCAACCCACCCGGCGACCATACAGCAATTAGTAGTGAAGCGGAAGTTACGGAAACATTTGAGAATAGAACAGGGGACGACCATGTTGCCAGTGTTACAGGAGCTGAAGAGACGGAACCATTTGCGAATACTACCAAGGTCGGCGACCATACCACAAGTTCGGAAGCTGAAGATACGAAATCGGCTAATATTACTAACACACCCGGCGACTCTACAGCAATGCATACGGGTGCTGAAGATACAGAACCACTTGATAATAGCACTACACATAGTGGCCATGTTGCCACGGATACTGCACCTAATGGGACAAGAGCACTTGGAAATACTACCATGGCCAGTGACCATTATTCCACGAGTACTGAAGCTGACATGATGGAAGCACTTAATACCACGAAGGTCGGCGACCATACTAGAAAGGTTGCTGCCAGTGGAGACGGTAAGCCAGATAGTAACGCCATCAAGATTAGCTGCCAGAGTGAGCACTAG
- the LOC119431738 gene encoding putative nuclease HARBI1, which translates to MAAMVDNFAEFVNYLERHEELMRGAAFSYASPARRVLRDRLNPMEVYDDYEFLCRYRFTKRTVQQLLDRLPLRENTDGRGFPVPPLLQLLITLRFYGAGTFQIVTGDLVNVSQPTVSRVIERVSTMIARSLFPVLVQFPAASKMSGVMQDFYRIGKFPGVSGCIDCTHVPIKSPGGDHAEVYRNRKGYFSINVQMSARYKYCSGGLIRKQKRYIMQLVGITGPDLQLYDVVASWPGSAHDSRIFDSSRARVLYETGAIPGILLGDMGYACRSYLMTPLNDPAQGTPDYRQDSF; encoded by the exons atggcgGCGATGGTCGACAACTTCGCGGAGTTCGTTAACTATCTGGAGCGTCATGAGGAACTAATGCGTGGGGCAGCCTTTTCATACGCGTCACCGGCACGGCGAGTGCTCAGGGATCGCTTGAATCCCATGGAAGTGTACGACGACTACGAGTTTTTGTGCCGTTATCGATTTACAAAAAGGACCGTGCAGCAGCTGCTCGATAGGCTGCCTCTGCGGGAGAACACCGATGGACGTGGGTTCCCTGTGCCGCCTCTCCTGCAGCTGCTCATCACACTGCGCTTCTATGGAGCCGGCACGTTCCAAATTGTGACCGGCGACCTAGTGAATGTTTCACAGCCGACAGTGTCACGGGTAATCGAACGCGTATCGACTATGATCGCCAGAAGCCTATTTCCTGTGCTTGTGCAATTTCCCGCCGCTTCAAAAATGAGCGGTGTAATGCAAGATTTCTATAGAATAGGCAAGTTTCCCGGTGTGAGTGGGTGCATTGATTGCACCCATGTGCCAATTAAGAGCCCCGGTGGTGACCACGCCGAGGTGTACCGCAACCGGAAAGGATACTTTTCGATAAATGTTCAGATGAGTGCTCGTTACAAATATTGCAGTGGTGGTTTGATACGCAAACAGAAGCGGTACATAATGCAGCTCGTA GGAATCACGGGGCCCGACCTACAATTATATGATGTAGTGGCTAGCTGGCCAGGGTCTGCCCACGATAGCAGAATTTTCGACAGCAGCCGCGCCAGAGTGCTGTACGAGACGGGTGCCATCCCCGGTATTCTTCTCGGAGACATGGGCTATGCCTGCAGGTCATATCTGATGACTCCTCTCAACGATCCTGCCCAAGGCACCCCAGACTACAGGCAAGATAGTTTTTAA